The Geoglobus acetivorans genome window below encodes:
- the mobA gene encoding NTP transferase domain-containing protein produces MNVAILVGGRGRRLGGAEKSQIRICGKKIIERLIEEFAEFETVIVCRDEGQKRLFEGHRCVVDSVRNFGPLAGIHSALSYFSSRTAVVACDMPFVKAKVLEKLYAEAEKCDADALLPVWSDGRLEPLLAVYSPKILLEIERSFEKNERKILAPVFRSNNVALYDIECLRKIDKNLLSFFNVNTREDVERAEKLCLSIDLGGKSQI; encoded by the coding sequence GTGAATGTTGCAATTCTCGTCGGGGGGAGGGGGAGGAGGCTTGGCGGTGCTGAAAAGTCTCAGATAAGAATTTGCGGAAAAAAGATTATTGAAAGGCTTATCGAGGAATTTGCCGAATTTGAAACCGTTATTGTTTGCAGAGATGAAGGTCAAAAGCGGCTTTTTGAGGGACATCGCTGTGTTGTAGATTCTGTGAGGAATTTTGGCCCTCTTGCAGGGATACATTCGGCTTTGAGCTACTTCAGTAGCAGGACAGCTGTTGTTGCGTGCGACATGCCCTTTGTTAAGGCAAAAGTTTTGGAAAAACTGTATGCTGAGGCTGAAAAATGTGATGCGGATGCGCTGCTACCGGTATGGAGTGACGGAAGACTTGAGCCTTTGCTGGCAGTTTATTCTCCGAAAATTCTTCTCGAAATTGAGAGAAGCTTCGAAAAAAACGAGAGGAAGATACTCGCTCCAGTGTTCCGGAGCAATAATGTTGCTCTTTATGACATTGAATGTTTACGAAAAATTGATAAAAATCTGTTATCTTTCTTTAATGTAAATACCCGTGAAGACGTGGAGCGAGCTGAAAAACTATGCTTGTCGATAGATTTGGGAGGAAAATCACAAATCTGA